A genomic region of Oryza glaberrima chromosome 1, OglaRS2, whole genome shotgun sequence contains the following coding sequences:
- the LOC127754454 gene encoding uncharacterized protein LOC127754454, with protein MWRPREPLRISGPLPTLPSRGGWRAATDGSTARRRGRPAVCAAGLGRRGSQGARSKATKQENGRKREAEEGLGITKSVGKMLTLKRGPDDITISPSTSKRSCNGEETTKSLISGELIEEVPSNFSNVVSLALSDGHSVLFACSGITIEHKRNFTRFLTSASLVKAFNDKTKDHDNLKIEVRYEGNFVVGCLDEYDLDHEIAFVKVMTFLNVHEVLPNHVMKYLSGSKVVAVGRDISGKLITTDGMLISDSNGYEDTEEFMLSTCKISEGWEGGALFDSNGNLIGMNLFFLMGRSLFLPISIIIERLEYFRTSYRRRKFFALATKLKAIRVGGRLSIEMPKSLLEDVCDEDQFECLDSMGYPMPSINGMILVNTFEETFGDLYDEGVWSELSKNVSSRISRNVVSLASFNGETRYFACTGFFIEWNGCTSILTSASLVRKSGDRSKIVENLRIEVLLPNKKRTKGTLEHCNLHYNVAIVSVKDFRALCPANLHHEQESVCEDVLAVGRCFESDIVMAASGHLVGWSGTLDCRMLRYANFKITKAGIGGPLIDFDGRYVGINFFDDIVGTPFLSCTVILHVLSRFDEERTINKVGNGDTSSGVLDWTMTGDRSVRPNSWPVPKPFWCHPDDLPRNETRTRHKYGYYNGQNFKYMC; from the exons ATGTGGCGGCCGCGCGAGCCGCTTCGGATCTCGGGC CCTCTTCCAACTCTGCCATCTCGTGGCGGCTGGCGAGCGGCGACGGACGGCTCGACGGCTCGACGGCGCGGGAGGCCGGCAGTCTGCGCCGCAGGCCTAGGCAGAAGGGGAAGCCAAGGAGCTAGGAGCAAGgcaacaaaacaagaaaatGGTAGAAAGAGAGAGGCAGAGGAAGGTCTTGGCATCACGAAGAG TGTTGGAAAGATGCTGACATTAAAAAGGGGTCCTGATGATATCACCATAAGCCCAAGTACGAGTAAAAGATCTTGCAATGGAGAGGAGACGACCAAGTCATTGATATCTG GTGAACTCATTGAAGAGGTCCCATCCAATTTTAGTAATGTCGTATCACTTGCTTTATCTGATG GACACTCTGTGTTATTTGCATGCTCAGGCATAACTATAGAACACAAGCGTAACTTCACAAGGTTTTTGACTTCAGCAAGTTTGGTTAAAGCTTTCAATGATAAAACAAAAGACCATGATAACTTAAAG ATCGAAGTGCGCTATGAAGGCAATTTTGTCGTAGGGTGTTTGGATGAATATGATTTAGATCACGAAATTGCTTTTGTCAAAGTCATGACCTTCCTTAATGTTCACGAGGTGCTTCCCAATCACGTGATGAAATATCTGTCCGGGAGTAAGGTAGTAGCTGTAGGACGTGATATCTCTGGCAAATTAATCACCACAGATGGGATGCTAATTAGCGATTCAAATGGATATGAAGATACTGAAGAGTTTATGTTGTCCACATGTAAAATCTCTGAG GGTTGGGAAGGTGGGGCACTGTTTGATTCTAATGGGAACCTTATTGGCatgaaccttttttttcttatgggaAGATCCCTTTTCCTGCCGATCAGTATAATTATTGAACGGTTGGAGTATTTTCGGACATCCTACCGAAGGAGGAAATTTTTTGCATTGGCAACAAAATTGAAGGCAATTAG GGTTGGAGGAAGACTCTCAATTGAGATGCCTAAGTCCCTTCTAGAAG ATGTTTGTGATGAGGATCAATTTGAGTGTCTAGACTCCATGGGTTATCCCATGCCATCAATAA ATGGCATGATTTTGGTCAACACTTTTGAAGAGACTTTTGGCGACTTGTATGATGAAGGTGTCTGGAGTGAGCTCAGCAAAAATGTTTCTTCAAGAATATCTCGAAATGTTGTCTCGCTTGCTTCATTCAATG GAGAAACAAGATATTTTGCATGCACAGGTTTTTTTATTGAATGGAATGGATGTACATCTATTCTGACTTCAGCGAGCTTAGTTAGAAAATCTGGCGATCGTAGCAAGATTGTTGAAAATTTGAGG ATTGAAGTGTTGCTTCCAAACAAAAAACGTACAAAAGGGACACTAGAGCACTGTAATTTACATTACAATGTTGCTATTGTCAGTGTGAAGGATTTCCGTGCTCTTTGCCCTGCAAATCTTCATCATGAGCAGGAAAGTGTATGTGAGGATGTATTAGCTGTGGGGCGCTGCTTCGAATCAGACATAGTAATGGCTGCAAGTGGTCATTTGGTTGGCTGGTCAGGCACACTTGATTGCAGAATGCTTCGGTACGCCAATTTTAAAATCACCAAG GCTGGGATTGGAGGGCCTCTTATTGATTTTGATGGGAGATATGTTGGTATCAACTTCTTTGATGACATAGTAGGAACCCCATTCCTATCATGCACCGTGATCCTCCACGTTCTGTCACGTTTTGATGAAGAAAG GACTATCAATAAAGTTGGCAATGGTGACACTTCATCTGGTGTGCTTGATTGGACTATGACTGGAGATCGTAGTGTTCGGCCAAATAG cTGGCCCGTGCCCAAGCCATTTTGGTGTCATCCGGACGATCTGCCCCGTAATGAAACCCGGACTCGCCACAAATACGGATACTACAATGGACAGAATTTCAAGTACATGTGTTAG
- the LOC127770721 gene encoding uncharacterized protein LOC127770721 translates to MASLTTTTAAASSPAALPAASTTAPASSVSPAAAAAKRPHLAGDDAPWRATATGAAGIRPVPRIHHAPVLRVAQDDYSAYALAVMKHPDPIGEGLAMEAMVEAAGPECIVPGQQAPLRLLGLKVWPLDIEMKFLEPFGRELHSMKKFMDKSCSVMDSSMSNK, encoded by the exons ATGGCGtcgctcaccaccaccaccgccgccgcgtcctccccggcCGCGCTGCCGGCGGCCTCGACCACCGCCCCGGCGTCGTCcgtgtcgccggccgccgcggccgccaagCGGCCTCACCTCGCCGGGGACGACGCGCCGTGGCGGGccacggcgaccggcgccgCGGGGATCCGCCCCGTCCCGCGCATCCACCACGCCCCCGTCCTCCGCGTCGCGCAGGACGATTATTCCGCCTACGCCCTCGCCGTCATGAAG CATCCGGATCCGATAGGGGAGGGGTTGGCCATGGAGGCTATGGTGGAGGCGGCCGGGCCGGAGTGCATCGTGCCCGGGCAGCAGGCGCCGCTGCGGCTGCTGGGCCTCAAG GTTTGGCCCCTTGATATAGAGATGAAGTTCCTGGAGCCATTTGGACGGGAACTACATTCCATGAAAAAG TTCATGGACAAGTCATGCAGCGTTATGGACTCATCTATGTCAAATAAGTAG
- the LOC127785196 gene encoding uncharacterized protein LOC127785196: MQFVSGLATLVSCNPSLMALTKLSCLLLVCVTSTATGARYFPQIDCSPAPTSNSSNGTAFRANLLALPTDDLPAQAAATRFASTQAGGGDRALALSVCLGDSTPALYRESLAAAVADVVAGCGARAGAWLDGCYRSYLAAYAADTNTTTSPSPAGGEFHRWVVTRDVLPFSDNLYATFLDMSNGVAARMLAIDVGAATTRTGLAGRVVAQCAAGVAPADCVQCLEGAAREMPRCFREARREEQGEGVGVVVSDDCVLRFDMTSSPAPRTSDTCDGTCKLLALAFGVALGIILSFTFNLQ, from the coding sequence ATGCAGTTCGTCTCCGGCCTGGCGACCTTGGTGTCGTGCAATCCATCGCTCATGGCGCTCACCAAGCTTTcttgcctcctcctcgtctgcGTGACGTCGACGGCCACCGGAGCCAGGTACTTCCCACAGATCGACtgttcgccggcgccgacgtccAACAGCAGCAACGGCACGGCGTTCCGCGCGAACCTCCTCGCGCTGCCCACCGACGACCTCCCCGCCCAGGCCGCCGCGACGAGGTTCGCCTCCacgcaggccggcggcggcgaccgcgcgcTCGCTCTCAGCGTCTGCCTCGGCGACTCTACGCCGGCGCTGTACCGCgagagcctcgccgccgccgtcgcggacgTCGTCGCGGGctgcggcgcccgcgccggcgcctgGCTCGACGGGTGCTACCGCAGCTACCtcgccgcctacgccgccgACACCAACACGACGACGTCGCCCAGCCCAGCGGGGGGCGAGTTCCACCGGTGGGTCGTCACCAGAGACGTCCTGCCGTTCAGCGACAACCTGTACGCGACGTTCCTCGACATGAGcaacggcgtggcggcgcggatgCTGGCGATCGACGTCGGAGCAGCCACGACGAGGACGGGGCTGGCCGGGCGCGTGGTGGCGCAGTGCGCCGCGGGCGTCGCGCCGGCGGACTGCGTGCAGTGCCTGGAGGGCGCGGCGCGAGAGATGCCGAGATGCTTCCGGGAGGCACGTCGGGAGGAGCAGGGAGagggcgtcggcgtcgtggtGAGCGACGACTGCGTCCTGCGTTTCGACATGACTTCTTCGCCGGCGCCTCGGACGTCAGACACCTGTGATGGGACTTGCAAGCTGTTAGCCCTCGCCTTCGGAGTAGCACTAGGAATAATCCTGTCATTCACGTTCAATTTGCAGTAA
- the LOC127785187 gene encoding uncharacterized protein LOC127785187: MEATAGGSTASAAACPPAPSRPTDPDFLSCVLQPPTPSSSSRPDDDYAALRRLLLRRKPPSALQHRMEWRCNGKGYVAYRNFLLRRIDGGAASSCASTPSNSGRWAPSPAYAAFSEADSWSSSKDLRRNSGPLLRNLSISSKQSDPERHVRFAEPAYSFVGMHCIFDDCKASVTILKFGRASSDLLTYGASDGSLTVCQVSDPPTVLQKLIGHSKDITDFDFSSNNQYIASCSMDKTMRVWEISKGTCIRVVYGVSSQLCICFHPVNNNLLLVGNANREINAINFSTGRIVSKLTFDDAVTALDVDHTGQLIFAGDAQGCIYTVSVNSHTGSLSRTHKNKSNKSKSPVTTIQYRTFSLVARCPVLLSCVQNGNLFFFSIATDSKGYLTLICSLKLASPVQSIRASFCPLLSLEKGEFIVTGSEDANVYFYDLTRPKNSCVNKLQGHGSPVIGVAWSHGENLLASSDSDGTVIVWKRA; encoded by the exons ATGGAGGCAACGGCCGGcggctccaccgcctccgcggcggcgtgcCCGCCCGCCCCATCCCGGCCGACGGACCCGGACTTCCTCAGCTGCGTGCTCCAGCCCCcgacaccctcctcctcctcccgccccgACGACGACtacgccgccctccgccgcctcctcctccgccgcaagCCCCCCTCGGCGCTCCAACACCGTATG GAGTGGCGGTGCAACGGGAAGGGCTACGTCGCCTACCGCaacttcctcctccgccgcatcgACGGTGGCGCCGCCTCCAGCTGCGCCAGCACGCCCAGCAACAG TGGAAGGTGGGCTCCTTCTCCTGCCTATGCTGCATTCTCCGAGGCGGATAGCTGGAGTTCTAGCAAG GACTTGAGAAGGAACAGCGGACCATTGCTCCGCAATCTTAGTATCAGCTCAAAGCAGAGTGATCCTGAGCGTCATGTCAGATTTGCCGAGCCTGCATACTCATTTGTTGGAATGCATTGCATCTTTGACGACTGCAAAGCATCAG TTACAATATTGAAATTTGGTCGTGCAAGTTCAGATCTACTTACATATGGTGCTTCTGATGGCAGTTTAACAGTCTGCCAGGTTTCTGACCCACCAACTGTTCTTCAAAAATTAATAGGGCATTCTAAAGATATTACAG ATTTTGATTTTTCATCTAATAACCAGTACATAGCTTCGTGCTCCATGGATAAAACTATGAGAGTATGGGAGATCTCAAAAGGCACTTGTATCAGGGTTGTATATGGGGTTTCTTCCCAGCTATGTATCTGCTTTCATCCT gtgaATAATAATTTACTGTTAGTTGGCAATGCAAACAGGGAAATCAAT GCCATTAATTTTAGCACTGGGAGAATAGTCAGCAAGCTTACCTTTGATGATGCGGTTACAGCTTTGGATGTTGATCACACTGGACAACTTATTTTTGCTGGGGACGCTCAG GGTTGCATATATACTGTTAGTGTGAATTCACACACGGGTTCATTATCTAGAACTCATAAGAACAAGAGCAATAAAAGCAAATCTCCTGTTACAACCATCCAATACCGCACCTTCTCTCTGGTGGCACGTTGCCCAGTCCTCCTTTCTTGTGTTCAAAATGGAAACTTGTTTTTCTTCAG CATTGCAACAGATTCCAAGGGATACTTGACCCTAATATGCTCCCTAAAATTGGCGTCACCGGTGCAGAGCATCCGTGCTTCTTTCTGTCCACTCCTTTCCCTCGAAAAAGGAGAATTCATTG TCACGGGCAGTGAGGATGCAAATGTTTACTTCTACGATTTGACACGGCCAAAGAACTCGTGTGTAAATAAACTTCAG GGACATGGTTCTCCAGTAATTGGAGTGGCCTGGAGTCATGGGGAAAATTTGCTTGCCTCATCTGATTCAGATGGTACAGTTATTGTATGGAAGCGGGCATAA
- the LOC127770710 gene encoding purple acid phosphatase 2: MVDRIGAAWWCACAVGMLVVGACLAGETSEYRRQLGSAVDMPLDADVFRAPPGRNAPQQVHITQGNHDGTAMIISWVTTIEPGSSTVLYGTSEDNLNFSADGKHTQYTFYNYTSGYIHHCTIKKLEFDTKYYYAVGIGQTVRKFWFRTPPKSGPDVPYTFGLIGDLGQSYDSNITLAHYESNSKAQAVLFVGDLCYADNYPYHDNVRWDTWARFVERNVAYQPWIWTAGNHEIDFAPELGETKPFKPYSYRYPTPYKASGSTAPFWYSVKRASAYIIVLASYSSYGKYTPQYKWLEAEFPKVNRSETPWLIVLLHAPWYNSYNYHYMEGESMRVMYEPWFVKYKVDLVFAGHVHAYERTHRISNVAYNIVNGQCTPVHDQSAPVYITIGDGGNQEGLATNMTAPQPGYSAFRESSFGHAILDIKNRTHAYYTWHRNQDGNAVAADSMWFTNRYWQPTDESLDDSQ; encoded by the exons ATGGTGGACCGGATCGGCGCCGCGTGGTGGTGCGCGTGCGCCGTGGGGATGCTGGTGGTGGGGGCGTGCCTCGCCGGGGAGACCAGCGAGTACCGGCGCCAGCTCGGCTCCGCCGTCGACATGCCGCTCGACGCCGACGTCTTCCGCGCCCCGCCCGGCCGCAATGCGCCCCAGCAG GTTCATATCACACAAGGAAATCATGATGGCACTGCCATGATAATCTCATGGGTGACAACAATTGAGCCAGGCTCAAGCACTGTGCTCTATGGGACTTCGGAGGATAATCTTAATTTCTCTGCAGATGGAAAACACACTCAGTATACGTTCTACAACTACACCTCAGGATACATTCATCACTGTACAATAAAAAAGTTGGAG TTTGACACAAAATACTACTATGCTGTTGGGATTGGACAAACCGTGAGGAAGTTTTGGTTCAGAACCCCTCCAAAAAGTGGCCCAGATGTTCCATATACATTTGGTCTCATAG GTGATCTTGGTCAGAGCTACGACTCGAATATTACGCTGGCCCATTATGAGTCCAATTCAAAGGCGCAAGCAGTACTTTTCGTTGGGGATCTGTGTTATGCAGATAACTACCCATACCATGACAATGTGAGGTGGGATACATGGGCAAGATTTGTAGAGAGGAATGTTGCCTACCAGCCTTGGATCTGGACAGCTGGAAATCATGAGATAGATTTTGCCCCAGAACTT GGTGAAACGAAGCCATTCAAGCCATACAGCTATAGGTACCCCACACCTTATAAGGCTTCCGGTAGCACGGCACCTTTCTGGTATTCTGTCAAAAGAGCATCTGCTTATATTATTGTCTTGGCATCATATTCATCATATG GAAAGTATACTCCTCAGTACAAGTGGCTTGAAGCTGAGTTTCCCAAGGTTAACAGGAGTGAAACGCCATGGTTGATAGTGCTATTGCATGCTCCGTGGTACAACAGCTATAACTATCACTACATGGAAGGTGAAAGCATGAGAGTTATGTATGAGCCGTGGTTCGTCAAGTACAAAGTTGACCTCGTGTTTGCAGGACATGTTCATGCCTATGAACGGACA CACAGGATATCAAATGTCGCGTACAACATTGTGAATGGCCAGTGCACTCCAGTCCATGATCAGTCTGCTCCAGTCTACATAACCATCGGAGATGGAGGAAACCAGGAAGGACTGGCCACCAA CATGACGGCGCCGCAGCCTGGCTACTCGGCCTTCAGGGAGTCGAGCTTCGGGCACGCCATCCTGGACATCAAGAACAGGACGCACGCGTACTACACGTGGCACCGCAACCAGGACGGCAACGCTGTGGCGGCTGACTCCATGTGGTTCACCAACAGATACTGGCAGCCGACGGATGAATCTTTGGACGACTCCCAGTGA